The following are from one region of the Aspergillus luchuensis IFO 4308 DNA, chromosome 4, nearly complete sequence genome:
- a CDS encoding uncharacterized protein (COG:G;~EggNog:ENOG410PGUV;~InterPro:IPR016040,IPR036291,IPR020904;~PFAM:PF04321,PF01073,PF16363,PF13460,PF02719, PF07993,PF01370;~go_function: GO:0016491 - oxidoreductase activity [Evidence IEA]) has protein sequence MAITTITPMTKGHRDRPGCDVKNILITGGAGFIGSWMCHHLVHQYGEQYSIVCLDKLSNVSSLNNLKSVLDRPNFHFVQGNLHDKEHLIKIMDEYNIDSVIHFAAESSVQKSFSDPAAFVDMNVCATFRLLEAMKAHGKITRFVHASTDEVYGETWGVSVDEDTRMNPTNPYAASKAAAEMFIMAYRKSFGIPGMILRCNNIYGPCQYPEKLIPKFALLARDGQKLTIQGNGSRTRNFVHVADVIAAYDMVLHKGVPGGIYNVSSSDEVSVRDVAIGVLREFGLDTRGGVDNLIVSMPDRPYNDNDYVVKGDRLKELGWSQSVCFKEGLADTVQWYRENGDNWWKEALGNQISV, from the exons ATGGCTATCACTACAATCACTCCTATGACCAAAGGTCACAGAGACCGGCCAGGTTGTGACGTGAAGAATATCCTAATTactggaggagcaggattCATTGGATCTTGGATGTGTCATCACCTTGTCCATCAATATGGAGAACAGTACAGCATTGTCTGCCTTGATAAGCTGAGCAATGTGTCTAGCTTGAACAATCTGAAGTCGGTTCTGGATAGACCCAACTTCCACTTTGTCCAAGGCAATCTCCATGACAAGGAACACCTGATCAAGATTATGGACGAGTACAACATTGATAGCGTCATACACTTTGCTGCAGAGTCCAGTGTTCAGAAGTCATTTAGCGATCCTGCTGCTTTCGTGGACATGAACGTGTGTGCGACGTTCCGGTTACTGGAAGCAATGAAGGCCCATGGAAAGATTACAAG GTTCGTACATGCCTCGACGGATGAGGTGTATGGGGAAACATGGGGGGTCAGTGTGGACGAAGACACGCGTATGAACCCTACCAATCCTTATGCCGCTAGCAAAGCTGCAGCCGAAATGTTCATCATGGCCTACCGAAAGAGCTTTGGTATTCCCGGCATGATTCTACGGTGTAATAACATTTATGGACCCTGTCAATACCCCGAGA AGCTCATCCCCAaatttgctttgcttgccAGGGACGGCCAGAAGTTGACAATCCAAGGCAACGGCAGCCGTACTAGAAATTTCGTTCACGTCGCTGATGTAATTGCTGCATATGATATGGTTCTTCATAAGGGTGTTCCCGGGGGTATTTATAACGTCAGCTCATCAGACGAAGTATCAGTGCGTGATGTTGCCATTGGAGTTTTGAGAGAATTTGGACTTGACACAAGGGGAGGAGTTGATAATTTGATTGTTTCGATGCCAGATAGGCCATACAACGACAATGACTATGTTGTCAAGGGTGACAGGCTCAAGGAACTCGGATGGTCTCAGAGCGTCTGCTTCAAGGAAGGACTAGCCGACACGGTCCAGTGGTATCGGGAGAATGGGGACAATTGGTGGAAGGAGGCACTCGGCAATCAAATCAGCGTGTGA
- a CDS encoding uncharacterized protein (SECRETED:SignalP(1-20)), producing MKLISTVTATLLVFTNAASAGQCVAGLNYCGSTLVDGGYHDIIQQTLRNSGEIVLSNSPGVWWGTYWKCNPGGSITYLGGCAGGCIDAGAGKSDICNHDASDWL from the exons atgaagCTGATTTCTACCGTCACCGCCACCTTGCTCGTCTTCACCAATGCTGCAAGCGCTGGCCAATGTGTAGCTGGCTTGAACTACTGCGGAAGTACTTTGGTCGATGGCG GATACCATGACATTATACAACAAACTCTCCGAAACTCTGGTGAAATTGTTCTTTCAAACTCGCCGGGCGTCTGGTGGGGCACTTACTGGAAGTGCAATCCTGGCGGCTCAATTACCTATCTCGGAGGTTGTGCCGGTGGTTGTATCGATGCCGGAGCTGGCAAAAGTGACATCTGCAACCATGACGCGTCCGATTGGCTATAA
- a CDS encoding uncharacterized protein (SECRETED:SignalP(1-20)), whose product MKLIGTITTAALAFAAAGSAAVCTPGLNYCTRVLTDVSGSNFEAIQRELQRTDNVWLSNSPGLWGGLIFHCNNDKSITEVERCPGGCVNAGAGQSDYCSSQTRLWG is encoded by the exons ATGAAGTTGATTGGCACTATCACTACCGCCGCCCTGGCCTTCGCGGCCGCTGGGAGCGCTGCCGTCTGCACGCCTGGCTTGAATTATTGTACACGCGTTCTGACGGACGTCA GCGGTAGTAATTTCGAAGCTATACAACGAGAGCTGCAACGCACGGACAACGTTTGGCTTTCCAATTCTCCCGGCCTCTGGGGCGGTCTAATCTTTCATTGCAATAATGACAAGTCCATCACTGAAGTCGAGAGATGTCCCGGTGGCTGTGTGAATGCTGGAGCGGGGCAAAGTGACTACTGCAGCTCCCAGACCAGACTCTGGGGTTAG
- a CDS encoding uncharacterized protein (SECRETED:SignalP(1-20)) gives MKVTATIAAVALAFAASTRAATCTPGLDYCSNVLLDVDPSNRNAISQTLQSSGGGDYANDQFSWHSLIFHCNIDHSLTWRRCGDLELCANQGSGKNDVCVYAPIF, from the exons ATGAAGGTCACCGCCACCATCGCTGCCGTTGCCCTGGCATTTGCGGCTTCCACGAGGGCTGCCACGTGTACCCCGGGCTTGGACTACTGTTCAAATGTATTGTTGGATGTCG ATCCCAGCAACCGTAATGCTATCTCGCAGACCTTACAAAGCAGCGGAGGTGGCGATTACGCCAACGACCAGTTTTCATGGCATAGCCTTATATTCCATTGCAACATTGATCATTCCCTCACTTGGCGGAGGTGTGGAGACCTTGAACTGTGTGCCAATCAAGGCTCTGGCAAGAATGATGTCTGTGTATATGCCCCCATCTTTTGA
- a CDS encoding putative histidine acid phosphatase (COG:S;~EggNog:ENOG410PJUZ;~InterPro:IPR016274,IPR033379,IPR000560,IPR029033;~PFAM:PF00328;~SECRETED:SignalP(1-23);~go_function: GO:0016791 - phosphatase activity [Evidence IEA]) — MVRFLMHSVISSWLLVLVSGSNAQVLAPTNDILFPSTPTTQNPLQYAGGNSPYFAGPNVFGIDSRVPDKCSVQQAAYVVRHGSRFPDSGSYESWVGIKEKIQAAVNSTGFEARGSLAFIPEWTTVLTNPSLQMSQESMTGWKEATDLGYQLRARYPHFYEDGTPFYAWANAYQYPLNESRVVQTARAFVNGYLYEYADTYGTVVSVNSTGSVSAIGNSLGPSDMCPAFSSISSGGNNVTDFDATWTPKALERINSLVSGNLTFDESDILFFPYMCGYESQITGRLSHWCGVFTEDELRNYAYSQDLSYYYKVGPGSVGPSKVLFLPFLNSLMDLLSKGPGQVGTNADGGNFTVPNLIMAFLNDNQIAEMTAAMGIFDDEPSLPIDQLPAHHLYNIANWITMRGTVAFEVLSCEVESRRRMNDKTYIRVLFNDAVYPIAHCQNGPGRSCLLSDYISLLGEKTKAAGSFDEYCNVTVADAPNPVAGASFFTDLSLDFFTFVKP, encoded by the exons ATGGTGAGATTTCTCATGCATTCGGTTATTTCTTCATGGCTGCTGGTATTGGTTAGCGGGAGCAACGCCCAGGTCCTAGCTCCCACTAATGATATCTTATTCCCGTCGACACCGACAACCCAAAACCCCCTGCAATATGCCGGCGGAAATAGCCCTTACTTCGCTG GCCCGAATGTCTTCGGTATCGACAGTAGGGTTCCAGATAAATGCTCGGTCCAGCAAGCGGCTTATGTCGTGAGGCACGGCAGCCG CTTCCCAGATTCTGGCTCATATGAATCATGGGTTggtatcaaggagaag ATCCAAGCTGCCGTTAATAGCACCGGCTTTGAGGCCCGCGGATCACTGGCCTTCATCCCAGAATGGACTACAGTTTTGACCAATCCAAGCCTGCAAATGTCTCAAGAGTCAATGACAGGATGGAAGGAG GCGACTGATCTGGGCTACCAGCTGCGGGCCCGAT ATCCCCACTTCTACGAAGATGGAACTCCATTCTATGCATGGGCAAATGCTTACCAGTATCCTCTAAACGAGTCTAGAGTCGTTCAGACCGCTCGTGCCTTCGTCAATGGGTACCTCTACGAGTATGCCGACACGTACGGCACTGTGGTCAGCGTGAACTCAACCGGCTCAGTCAGCGCTATCGGCAACTCTCTAGGACCCTCCGATATGTGTCCTGCATTTTCATCAATCTCCAGCGGGGGGAACAATGTTACCGATT TCGACGCTACCTGGACTCCCAAGGCGCTCGAACGCATCAACTCCCTCGTCAGTGGTAATCTCACCTTCGACGAGAGCGATatactcttcttcccctaTATGTGCGGCTACGAAAGTCAGATAACCGGACGTCTGAGCCACTGGTGCGGAGTGTTCACCGAGGATGAGCTACGCAACTACGCTTATTCGCAGGATTTgagctactactacaaagTCGGCCCTGGTTCCGTCGGCCCGTCCAAGGTGCTATTCCTACCTTTCCTAAACAGCCTGATGGACCTCTTAAGCAAGGGTCCGGGTCAGGTTGGAACCAATGCGGATGGTGGTAACTTCACCGTTCCCAACCTGATCATGGCCTTCTTGAATGACAATCAGATCGCGGAAATGACCGCTGCCATGGGCATCTTCGATGACGAGCCCTCCCTACCCATCGACCAGCTCCCCGCACACCATCTCTATAATATTGCCAACTGGATCACTATGCGGGGCACTGTTGCCTTTGAAGTGTTGAGTTGCGAGGTCGAGTCTAGACGCCGAATGAACGACAAAACATATATCCGCGTACTATTCAACGACGCCGTCTACCCCATCGCCCACTGCCAAAATGGACCAGGCCGTAGTTGTCTGTTGTCTGATTATATCTCCCTTCTCGGGGAAAAGACCAAGGCTGCAGGGAGCTTCGACGAATATTGCAATGTTACGGTGGCAGATGCTCCTAACCCAGTCGCAGgcgccagcttcttcactGACCTGAGCCTCGACTTTTTCACCTTTGTTAAACCGTGA
- a CDS encoding protoglobin family protein (COG:S;~EggNog:ENOG410PIKX;~InterPro:IPR012292;~PFAM:PF11563;~go_function: GO:0019825 - oxygen binding [Evidence IEA];~go_function: GO:0020037 - heme binding [Evidence IEA]), with amino-acid sequence MYQNQSTALVYNMADYNGLGALPRHVDRKALYTDLEARVRYLQQFIGFTADDVIALNKGSKYIKALAPTLVDHVYSKLLEADITARVFKTRSTTSEEDLDEYPEFKSPYIQCRRMFLRWYITRICSDPTKIEFWAYLDKVGRMHTGKDRMISFDVEYIHIGACLGYIQDVLIEGVMGCEKMSLPFRVALIRALGKVIWIQNDLFARWRCRDGAEFEAEVEAVHRDQKPTTNATNVNANTRDQRDEETSSVRSTSSFRAESASIFSDRQSTARTSISISTQQAAADYPACPFSPDYAPSYETKVWSDTESGRCSR; translated from the exons ATGTACCAGAACCAATCCACTGCTTTAGTATACAACATGGCAGACTACAACGGCTTAGGCGCTCTGCCGCGTCATGTCGATCGGAAAGCCCTCTATACAGACCTTGAAGCTCGCGTCCGCTATCTGCAACAGTTTATTGGCTTCACTGCCG ATGATGTTATTGCTCTAAACAAAGGATCCAAATACATCAAAGCACTAGCACCCACCCTTGTCGATCACGTATACTCCAAGCTCCTGGAGGCAGATATAACAGCCCGTGTATTCAAGACCCGCAGCACAACGTCGGAGGAGGATCTTGACGAGTATCCCGAGTTCAAAAGCCCCTATATACAATGTCGCCGAATGTTCCTCCGCTGGTACATTACTCGAATATGTTCTGATCCGACCAAGATCGAATTTTGGGCGTACCTCGACAAAGTTGG GCGTATGCATACGGGGAAAGACCGCATGATCTCCTTTGATGTGGAATACATACACATCGGCGCGTGTCTCGGGTATATTCAAGATGTGCTCATCGAAGGAGTCATGGGGTGCGAGAAGATGTCACTCCCCTTCCGGGTTGCGCTGATCCGTGCACTGGGGAAAGTGATCTGGATTCAGAATGATTTGTTTGCTCGATGGCGATGTAGGGACGGTGCCGAGTTTGAGGCGGAAGTTGAAGCAGTCCATCGAGATCAGAAGCCGACAACGAACGCGACTAATGTCAATGCGAACACACGCGATCAGCGGGATGAGGAGACAAGCAGCGTACGGAGTACCTCATCTTTCCGGGCAGAATCTGCTAGCATTTTCTCCGATCGTCAGTCGACTGCACGCACATCAATTAGCATTAGCACACAGCAAGCGGCCGCGGACTATCCTGCGTGCCCGTTTTCACCTGACTATGCACCATCTTACGAAACAAAGGTTTGGTCTGATACCGAATCTGGTCGCTGCTCTCGGTGA
- a CDS encoding uncharacterized protein (antiSMASH:Cluster_4.1), whose product MNSPSAGDGVTIALILTTSSSTLSLSSSHSLEVFVCARIIHSTCPGRSVTIAADRSVFAGEGLEIGVFGLGAVSRQDPSRVIDFGIIRPRYRDDFEGPSLSERGYRLLTIPADGTGIVVPYEISFDRLFKHSTLRPEDITPGEEFEIKVNHGRCEVLWWCWGDVEGEIKGKNLHTWSQGGNYLCSLDDRPSEKEIREKGYILGGDVDKFKVEDQTGPIAIRMIP is encoded by the coding sequence ATGAACTCGCCTTCTGCAGGTGATGGAGTGACTATTGCTCTCATCCTAACAACGAGTTCGTCGACTCTGTcgctttcctcttcccactCTCTAGAGGTGTTTGTCTGCGCCCGCATCATCCATTCCACGTGCCCGGGTCGATCAGTCACCATCGCCGCCGACCGGTCGGTGTTTGCAGGCGAGGGTTTAGAAATCGGCGTTTTTGGGCTTGGTGCCGTCTCCAGGCAGGATCCATCGCGAGTCATCGATTTTGGAATTATTAGACCGCGCTATCGTGACGACTTTGAAGGGCCAAGCTTGTCTGAAAGAGGGTACCGCCTCCTTACCATCCCAGCTGATGGTACGGGCATCGTGGTACCTTATGAAATATCATTTGATCGGCTATTCAAACATTCTACACTTCGTCCGGAAGATATTACACCCGGGGAAGAGTTCGAGATTAAAGTCAACCATGGTCGATGTGAGGTTCtatggtggtgctggggtgATGTAGAAGGAGAAATCAAAGGGAAGAACCTGCACACATGGTCTCAGGGAGGGAATTATTTGTGCTCGCTTGATGACCGACCCAGTGAGAAAGAGATCAGGGAAAAGGGCTATATTCTGGGAGGGGATGTGGACAAGTTCAAAGTAGAGGACCAAACAGGACCAATTGCTATCAGGATGATCCCCTAG
- a CDS encoding uncharacterized protein (COG:S;~EggNog:ENOG410PRNH;~InterPro:IPR011009;~antiSMASH:Cluster_4.1) → MDVYGTAVTAVQQVIQVTIFIKGVISDVKAYDDDRAAIQLRLDLQLTSLEFFQRRFLDKKRGLLLPGQLPDWVGETICNLLLKMGRVLVEYRALVKEYEILDASTAALDHGDDALPKGGKWKQSFLDRTKAKAKEIKLKGYDWALFDKKKLLGVLAEYKEWTDSLRDLMQHFSQEALYTLTDGSAAKSPPAATEVQGTGLEEVVKRQQLAFLHAPADFQELEGTITESNSSSDGFHLGTWTHQDQSTPVVLEFRPYDRRLRYDDLDEEEIAELKAPLRDLAWLLQNATFSEGKETAEVSQPTIYSLQCLGYKDDAEKERTVFAYRLPLHDTDNNSMPVQNNLTTLHSLINQVDPQTKRPTKPSLEDRFAIAHCLALTILNVHGSLWLHKNIWSRGILLFEQTQDNGVELMSKLTLTTTATSSKGGLRKPRLLAFLSDWGYARPVEGATDMRSDFEIEPNLYRHPDRQGDPNRPYSRLHDIYALGVVLLEIGLWKTVSRLFETRIKEGQRTRKLPKGRDVRAALTSLAQRDLPKEMGSAYASAVVACLSGDFRKGSDPELSLDFRAKVLDCVAEGLQL, encoded by the coding sequence ATGGATGTCTATGGTACCGCAGTCACTGCAGTCCAGCAAGTCATCCAAgtgaccatcttcatcaagggCGTCATTTCAGACGTCAAAGCCTATGACGATGATCGGGCCGCCATTCAGCTTCGATTGGACCTGCAGTTGACATCGTTGGAGTTCTTCCAGCGTCGGTTCTTGGATAAAAAGCGCGGTCTTCTGCTCCCAGGACAGCTTCCCGACTGGGTCGGAGAGACAATATGTAACCTCTTGCTGAAGATGGGTCGCGTGTTGGTTGAATATCGCGCTCTGGTGAAAGAGTATGAGATCTTGGATGCTTCGACTGCAGCACTAGACCACGGCGACGATGCCCTGCCGAAGGGAGGAAAATGGAAACAGTCGTTCCTCGATCGGACTAAGGCCAAAGCCAAGGAAATCAAGCTGAAAGGATACGACTGGGCGCTCTTCGATAAGAAGAAACTACTGGGTGTCTTGGCCGAATACAAAGAATGGACAGACAGTCTGCGAGACCTGATGCAGCACTTCTCCCAGGAGGCCTTGTACACCCTGACGGATGGCTCCGCAGCGAAGTCGCCGCCAGCAGCGACCGAAGTGCAAGGAACTGGACTAGAAGAGGTGGTCAAACGACAGCAACTAGCATTTCTTCATGCACCAGCTGATTTTCAAGAACTCGAGGGTACCATTACTGAGTCCAACAGCTCATCGGATGGATTTCACTTGGGTACGTGGACTCATCAGGATCAATCAACTCCGGTAGTCCTGGAATTTCGCCCCTATGACCGTCGTCTGCGAtatgatgatcttgatgaagaagagatcgcAGAACTGAAGGCACCACTGCGGGACCTGGCTTGGCTCCTCCAGAATGCCACGTTTTCCGAGGGGAAAGAGACTGCTGAGGTGTCACAACCAACGATCTACTCCCTCCAGTGCCTGGGATACAAGGATGATGCAGAGAAGGAGCGGACCGTCTTTGCGTACCGACTCCCACTTCACGATACTGACAATAATTCGATGCCAGTGCAGAACAACCTGACGACCTTGCACAGCTTGATAAACCAAGTAGATCCTCAGACCAAGCGGCCCACAAAGCCATCGCTTGAGGATCGCTTCGCCATCGCACACTGCCTCGCACTAACCATTCTCAACGTCCACGGTTCGCTCTGGTTGCACAAGAACATTTGGAGTCGAGGTATTCTTTTATTTGAGCAGACGCAAGACAATGGCGTTGAGCTTATGTCCAAACTGACCCTCACTACAACCGCGACGTCCAGCAAAGGCGGACTACGAAAACCGCGCCTTCTCGCATTTCTCAGCGACTGGGGCTATGCTCGCCCAGTCGAAGGGGCGACTGATATGCGTAGTGATTTCGAAATTGAACCTAACCTTTACCGCCACCCCGACCGTCAGGGCGACCCCAACCGACCATATTCCCGGCTCCATGATATATATGCGTTAGGCGTGGTTCTGTTGGAGATTGGGTTGTGGAAGACAGTGTCTCGCCTCTTCGAAACACGCATTAAAGAGGGCCAGCGTACTCGCAAACTACCTAAAGGTCGCGACGTTCGTGCTGCGTTAACATCGCTGGCCCAACGTGACCTACCCAAGGAGATGGGTAGCGCTTATGCCTCTGCAGTTGTGGCCTGCCTTAGTGGCGACTTTCGCAAGGGGAGTGATCCGGAACTTTCTCTGGATTTTCGCGCGAAGGTGCTTGACTGCGTAGCCGAGGGATTGCAGCTTTGA